The stretch of DNA GCAGGGTAATGGCCAGGACAAACAGCCAGATGCGTTGCAAACGACCGGCCCGGCCCCCCTCCAGCCCCTTAAAAAAATGCTCGTGGGGAAAGAAGTTATGGGCCAGTTCCAGCAGCACACCCCCTGCCAGAATGCCCAGCGCCATGCTGCCTGCCGCTCCAACCTGGGAATAGCCCAACTGCAGGGCCGCCTCCGTGCCGGGGAGCACCAGGGAAAAGGCCGTCGCCGCCAGCATTACCCCGCCCCCAAACCCTAGCAACAGCGCCTGCAACCCCACCGTCAGCGTTACCGGCAGCAATACCGGCAAAGCCCCCAGTCCACTGCCCAAACCGGCAATCAAGCTGGCCAAGGTCCCGGCTAGCACCGGCTGTTCCGGCATCAGTCGCCCCCTGGACAAGCCCGCACGTACCGTTCCAGAGCAGCCGCCGGTGGTTGTCCCAGCAATGTCGCCTCAATCGCCCGCCCTAAGCAGTTGGACAGACGCTGGTAATTCGGGCCGTTGGGACGGGAATAGGCAAAGCGCATCTGGTCGAGAAACACTTGTAGCGGGGGATGGTCGCGCAAAAAAGCTTGATACGTCGGGTCCTGTCGCGCCGATTGGGTCACCGGTAACGCCCCCGTCTGCACCGCCCAGGCCACCTGAAAAGCGTCACTCAAAATATAGTCCAAAAACTGGAGCGCCGCCTGTTGCCGCCTAGGTTCGGTGCGCATCACAAACACATTGGCTCCCCCCACAATCGTGGCCGGGCGCTTCCCCGCCGGCAGGGGCATCACACCAAAGGGCACCCCCGTTTGCGTGAGATACCCCAGCGTCCACGGCCCGGTAATCTGCATCGCCACCTGCCCCTGGATAAACGCCTCCTGTTCATAACCCCGCTCCGGCGCTGACAAAACCGCCACCCCCTTTTGCCACAGCTCCTGCCAGAACCCCAACGCCTTAAGCGTCGCCTCATTCAGCAAGGACAAGGTGCCCTCAATAGCCTCGCCGCCGGCGCTAAACCAAAACGGCAGCCAGGAAAACACTGTCCATTCCCCCTTGCCCAAGGGCAGCAGCAACCCGTATTGATCCGGGCGACCATCGCCGTCCCGGTCCTGGGTCAACTGCTGGGCCACTTGGGCCAGTTCCTCCCAGGTGCGGGGCAGGGTTTGCACCCCGGCGGCGGCCAACAAATCCGGGCGGTAGAAAAGGCCCAAATTGCTGGTGGTAAAGGGCACCGACCACAACTCCCCCTCAAAGGTCATGCCGGGCCGCAAAGCCGGGTCCAGGTTGGCCAAATATCCCCCTTTTTGCAACCAATCTGTCAGGGGAACGATGCCCTGCACCTCCACCAGACGCCCCGTCAACAAACTGTCAAACCAGAGCATGTCCGGCGGGCTATTCCCCACGATGGCCGTAAGAATTTTGGGAAACTGCTGGTCCGCCTGGCCGATGTAGATGGGTTGGACTTGCACATCGGGGTGGCGGGCATTAAATTGGGCGACCAACTGCTCAAAAACTACCCGGTTGGCCGGCGGATTGATGCCATGCCAAAAAGTCAACACCAGGGGTCCGGTGAGGGGTCCTTGGCTGCCCTGACAACCCATGAGCCATAGCACCGTGATGACCAGTAACCCCAACCGTTTCATTTCTGGGCTGCCACACAGGCGATGACCGGGTAATCGGGGTGGTACTGGTCCAATTCGGCGGGGGTCAATTCCTCGGCCGCTACCCCCAACAACGTCGCCACCACCGTCAAGGCATTGCCGTAAGTCAACAGGTCACAGTGGGCATACCTCCGGAACAGATGCCGCAAGCCATCGGGCAACAGCCGCCAGTAATCCGCTGGTCGGTCGTGTAGGCGTTGTGCGGTGGGCACCAGGGCCAAACACCAGCCCCCCGGTTTGAGCCAGCTATGGATATTGGCAATCACCTGCCCCGGGTCGCGGCAATGCTCCAGCACGTTGAAAATCAAAACCGCATCCCAGGCATTGGCCGCCGTCGCTTGGGGGTCATGGGCATCGGCCACCACATGCACCCCGGCTCCGGGCGTCAGATTCATACAGCAATAAAACGTCATTTGCCTGCGGTCAAAGGGGTAAAACTCCCAGTCTTTGGCCACACCGCCGATTTCCAGAACCCGCCCCTGGACCTTGTCCTTCACCCGGTGCAGGAATTGTTGTTGGTAATAGCGGTCAATGGGCGTCCCCCGGGAAAAGCCCGTCAGGCTACACAGGGGCGTCCAGCGCCGCAGGTCTCCCCAGACGATTTCCCCCACCGCCGGCACGATCAGCCCCAGGGCCACCAGCTCCTGCCACAACTGCGCAAATTCGGCAAAGGACAGCTCCGGATAGGGGGCAAACAGGGGCAACTCCGGGGTCAAATCCACCTGCTGGTCTGGCTCTAAATAGCTGGCAAAGCCGTTGGCCAGGGCCACCACTTGCCCCTGCATCATCTTGAGCAATAGGGGTTTTCCTGCATCATCGGTTAAACGCAGCCCCGAGGCCACCTTTTGGCGCGAGCAGTAGAGTTCATAGGCCGACTCCGGCGTTTGCCACTGCACAAAACACTCCAGGATGGCCCCCTGGGCCGGCAAGGGCAAATCCACCGGCTCCCGCTGACTCCAGCCGAAAACCGCCCGGGTTTTTCCTTGAGCCCATTCCAGGAACGTACTGGTGCAATAGCGCCGGCTCATCCCGACAACACCCAGGTTTCCAGGGCAGCTACCACCCCGTCTTGCTCGACACTTGGGGCCACCCAATCCGCTTGTTTCTTCACCTCATCGGGCGCATTCCCCATGGCGATGCCCACCCCCGCATACTGCAACATTTCCAGGTCATTGTAGTTATCACCGATGGCCACCACCTCCTCCCGCCGCAACCCCAGCAATTCCTCCGCCAAATATTGTACGGCAGCGCCCTTATTGACCTGGGGATGAGCTGCCTCAAAATAAATGGGCGCCGAGCGTGTTAAATACAGTTCATCCCGACTGTAGCGCCTTTGCAACGTGTGCAGGATGATCTCGATCAGACCGGGATGTTCGCTGACGGCCAGCACCTTAGTTGGCGGGGTATCCAGGGCTGCCACCACCTCCCGCAAATCCGCAACCAAGATGGGTTCAATGAGCGTGCGTTTGGCGTACTGGTCCGTATCTGGGCGCATCTCCTGCACATATAACTGGTCGTTGAGATAGAAGTGGATGGACAGATGGGGCCGCCAGTCCGCCTGTTCAAAGTAGTCCAACAACTCCAGCGCCCGTTGGGTGTCAATCGGCCAGTGGCGATGGCGGTAACCCGTGTGGGGGTCCTGAATCCACGCCCCTTGGTAGCTCAACAGCGGTAACGTCAGCTCCAACTCCCGGTAAAACCGTAACGCCGAGCGGTACATCCGCCCCGTCGCAATGGCCACCTTGACCCCCGCTTTGCGCACCGCCTGGATGGCTGCCTTGACCGCCGGTGTAATGCGGTTGTCCTCACCGACAATCGTGCCATCCAAGTCCAGCACCAGCAGGCGCACCTGGGGCATGGTGAAGAAACGTTAAGGACCATTGTCACTATACCAGGTTGGCCTGCCACCAGAGCAACAGGGACTGTCCTAGCCCCACTAAAAACCCCAGGATGCCCCCCAAGTTAACAATCGCCTGCAATTCGCTGCGCACGATCCCTTGAATCCCTGCCTCCAGGTCCGCCGGCGACGTGGCATTGACGCGCTCAATAATCGCCCGGTCAATATCCAGGATGGGAATCACCCGGGCAATCAACTGCTCCAGGTCCTTTTCCAGATAGCGCTCGATAATCAGGGCCAATTCTTCGCTGATTAGACTCAAGGATGTTTGCATCACCGGTGAATTGCGCAGGCGGGTGAGGATCAAATGGGCAATCTCATCCCAGTTCAGGGAATAACTCAGGTTTTGAATCAGCGTCGGTCCATCCGTTTGCAAGTACTCCCGCACCAGTTCTCGCAGTTGTTTGCGCAGGCGATGCACCGTCACCACCGGCAAATTCTGTAGCGACAGTTCCTGGAACCATTCCGTCAACCGCCGGCGCAACTCTAGCGAATTCAGCAACTTAGCCAGTCGTTGATTGGCCACTGCCGGTTCCTCGATACAAAACTGCCGCAACCGCAATAGGCCATTGCGCACCCCAAACAAATTGGCCACCACCCAATAGGTTCCCGTCGTTTGTTCCCGCAGGTCTTGGTCAATCACTGCAATCGTTTCCTCCGTGAGGAAATCCACCAGGGTCTGCCGCAGGAGGTCGGGGGTCAAAACCGTAGCCAGCAGCCAATCGGCCAACTGTTCTGCCTGGGTCGGCGACAGGCGAAACTCCAGCAAAAACCGGTCGAAAATTTGGTTGACCTGGTCGGCTAGGAAGTTTTCTTGGCGGGCGAGGATGCGCACCAGCCGGGGCAAGGATTGACCCAGAAAATCCCGGAGAATGCCGGCGAGAATTTTAGCGGTGCGGGCCTTGTAGGCATCCAATTTCACCTGGTTGAGGGCCGTTTGCAGCAACCAGTAAATAGCCGCCTGGGTGCGCTCGATTTGCAATAGACGGCGGGCGATAGTTTGCAGCTCCTCCGGCGTCAGCAGGGAACTGGTAATGGTGTCGGCAATGCGCTGGGCAAGGCGCCCCTGGTTGCTGGGGATCAGCCCCGGCGTAAACGGCACCCGGTAACGACCGATATACCAGGCGCGGTAGGGACGAAACAACATGCGAATGGCCATGTCGTTGGTGAAATAGCCAATGACCGCACCCAGCACCGGGGGTAGGACGTAGTTTAGGGCAATGGCCACAGCTTTCCCAGGGTTTGGCTGCCATTACTTCGATCATAAACGGTGGAACCGGCTGGCTATGCTAGAGAAGAGAGCGTTTTACGTTTCAGTGATTCAGCATCCCTTGATCGAACAGTTGGCGCAGGTGATTCGCCAGAGCTGGCAGACCCACTTGCCTTTGGAACCCTACCCCTTGCCGGCGGATATGGGCTATGTGGAAGGCCAGCTGGAGGGGGAACGGCTGCATATTCGCAACGTTTGTTACCAGAGCCGCCACTTTCGCAAGCTGCATTTGGAGTTGGCCCAGGTGGGCACCAGTCTCGATATCCTGCACTGCGTAATGTTTCCCCGTCCCTGCTATGACCTGCCGGTGTTTGGGGCTGATATTGTGGCGGGCCGGGGTCAGGTGAGCGCCGCCATCGTGGATTTGTCCCCCACCCGGATTGACCGTTCCCTGCCCGAGACTTATGTGCACTTCCTAACCACTCATGGGCCGGGTCCCTTTGAGCAGCCCCGTCCCTTGCCCCCCTGGGGAGATATTTTTTCCGAGTTTTGTCTATTCATTCGTCCGGTCAACGCTAGGGAACAGCAGCGATTTGTGGACTACGTAGCGCAGATACTGGCGTTCCATTGTCAGCAGGCCCTGAGGGCTACCCCCCTGTCACCGCCCTTGCAACAACAGCACCACTGCCAACAGAGCTACTACTGCCGGCAGCAACAGCAAAACGACAAAACTCGGCGAGTGCTGGAGCGGGCCTTTGGCAGCGCTTGGGCTGATCGTTACATGAGTACCGTGTTGTTTGACTTGCCCCAGGCATGATGGACCACTACCGCACCTTAGGGTTGCGCCCCGACGCCACCCCTGCCCAGGTCAAAGCTGCCTATCGCCGCTTGGTGAAGCTCTGCCATCCCGATACCAATCCCCACGGCCACGAACAGATGATCGCCATCAATCTGGCCTACGAGGTGCTGCGGGACCCCGAACAACGGCGCGCCTACGACCAGCAATATCAGCAGCATTGGTCAGCGAAACTCCCTAACCCTGACCCATCACCCCAGCTCTGGTGGCGTCAGGTGTTTCAGCCGGTGGACCAGCGGGTGGGCCGCATTCTCCAGAGTCGCCGTCGGCAACTGGAACGCTTGGCCGCCGACCCCTTTGACGAGACCTATCTGGCCGCCTTTGACCACTATCTGCAGCACTGTCGCCGTACCCTGCAGGAGGCAGAGGCCCTATTTCGCAGTCAAGCCAATCCCCCTTGCCTCGCCGGAGCCGCCAGCAGTCTGTACTATTGCCTCAATCACCTACAGGACGCCCTAGAGGACCTGTACTGGTTCACCCAGAGCTACAGTGAACACTATCTGCAAACCAGCGAGGCCCTGTTTCGTCGGGCGGGGGAACAACGCCAGTTGGCTTGGCAAGCGGTACGGCAGGCTGGATTTTAGTTTTTAGTTCATATCGGTCAAGTGGTCATCAGGGGCCGGGCCGTCAATCCGTTCCAACTGCCAGAGGATTTGATTGCCTTCCCGCCGCACCCGGGAGACGATCCAGTTGCGCCAGGCCCAGGTTTCCCCCCGGCTGGTGACGGCGCTGGCATTCACATCCATCAACGCCGCCAGCTCAGCGCTGGTAATGAAGTAACCCTGTTTGGCGACGATGTCCGCCGTGCGGAGAGTCTCTAACAGCAGACGCAGTTGGCTGATGCGATTTTCCCGGGAGATGACTTCATCGTTATGGGCATTCAGCAGAGTTTCCGACATAAAAGCAGCCCCAGTGGGAAGTGACAACCAATGAATTTTTTACCTTAGACACCGTTAGACACCTAATACCTTACACCAAATTCGGGGGATTGGCTAGAACGGGGCCAAATATGCCTAGAATCACGCCATTTGGGATAAATCGGCAAGCGGGGTTGTAATTCATAGCCGTGGGTCGCCAGGAGCTGCGTCAGCCTGGTCAGGGCAGGATAGGGGTAATCGGGGTTGACTTCATCCCTTGGCCCAATGCCCCCCAAATCCCGGGCGCCAGCGGCTAAACAGGCCAACAACATCTCCGGTTGATCCACCAGATTCGGCGGTACCTGAATGGTGATGTCCGCGGGTAATAGCCGCCGGGCCAGGGCCACCACCGCCGGGAGTTGAGCCAAGGGAAAATCGGCCAGCGCGGTTGGTTGTTGGCTGCCCTGCCGATAGGGTTGCAGGATGACCTCCTGAATATGTCCCCAGCGCCGGTGGACTGCCGCAATCGCCTGCAACCCAGCTTCCCAATCGGCGGCCGTTTCCCCGATACCCAGCAACAATCCGGTGGTAAAGGGAATCCCCAGGCGTCCGGCCTGATCCAATTGCGCCAGGCGTAGAGTAGGGTCTTTGCTGGGGGCGTGGTGATGCACCGGTAAATCCGGGCGCAGCTGTTCCAGCATCAACCCCATCGAAACATTCACCGTTTGCAGGCGGCGCATTTCCCCTTCACTGAGGGGACCAGCGTTAGTGTGGGGCCAGAAGCCTAAGTCCCTCGCCAGCTTGGCCAGTTGGTACAGATGTTCCACCCACTGGGCGCGCCGGGGACTGTGGGGATGCACCTCGCCGCTGAGGATGAGCACTTCCGTGACCTGGGGATGATGGCGCCGGATAGCCCTGAGACGTTCCTGGGCCTGCTCGAGACTCAGCCAGGTATCAGTTCCCGGAGCCACTCGGAAATTGCAGTAGCTACAGGCGTTGAAACATTCGTAGGTCGGTACCAGGGTCACCGCCGGGCTGTAGGTGATGACCGTGGCCATAGCGGGCTCAATTGCCCCGTTTCAGGGCCAACTCCACCTGGTCCAGTTGCTCGTTGATGCGGTTTTTCAGTTTCTCCGGCAGGGGCCGCCCCGGATAGGAGCTGTAGTGTCCCGCCAGGGAATTCAGGGCCGTCCGCAGGGTGGTGAAGGACAGCAGACCGGAAACATGACTATCGCGGCGATAGCGGGCGGCAAAGTCGTTAATCTGCTGCCGGGTTTCACTCTGGATGGCGGCTTTGTTGGGGTCGTCCTCCGGGAGGGCCACTGCCCGGCGTAGGGTTTGCACCAGTTTCAGGGTGTCCTGGGTGTAATCCCCCGACAGGGTGCCCATCCGACCGCTGCATCCGGTCAACAGCAAGCTAACCACCACTACGACACCCAACAGTACAGCTCCCAGTCGCTTCAGCACCCTACCTTCCTCCACACACGTTCCTTTATTGTGGCATCGGGAGGACACCGAAGCAATCGTTGTTACATCGTTTTAGGCGCCTGTCGCTGTTGCCGCCACTGTTGCCGCCGGGCCTCCAGTTGTTGCCGTTGTTCGGGGGTGAGCACGGCCTCGATCTGCCGGCGGGTGTTGGCCCGGATAAGCCGCATCTGTTCCTTCTGGGCTTCAGTGAGATTGAGGGCCTTCATGAATTTGCGCCGTTCCCCCGGCGGTTGGTTTTGGGCTTGTTGCCAGAGTCGCCGTTGTTCGGGGGTGAGCACCTGTTGCATTTGCTGCCGCGCGTTGGCCCGGATTTGGGCAATCCGTTGCCGTTGTTCCGGCGTGAGGTTCAATTCCGACCAGAATCCCCGTCGCTGGGGAGTTTGGGCCACCTGAACGACCCCGGTTGTTGCCACTTCCGTCGCCAGGACCGGTGGGGCCGATAGCAAGCCTAGTACAGCCACGAGTACTCCAAAACCCATAGGTTGCTCCTTTCAAGGGTGATGTCTATTCAGTTAGACGCCGGGGGCTGGAGGTGGGTTCACCGACATAACGGGCCAAAAACCGCTGCACGACCGCCGGCGACGGGGCTTGGGTGATGGCACCGGGAGCCGTCGTGGAAATGGCCGCGACCGCATTGGCCCAACGCAACGCCTGCTGTAGGCATCCCGCCTCCTGGATCAGACGATTCCCCCAGGTCACCCACTGGTGCAACCAACCAGCGACAAAGGCATCCCCAGCACCGGTGGTGTCCACCGCCTGGACGGGAAAGGCGGGGCAATGGCCCTGGTGAGGACCGACCCAATAGGTGCAACCCTGGGCCCCTTGAGTGACTAAGATCACCTGTAAATGGGGGCATTGTCCGGCAATCGCCCTAGGGTCAGCCGTACCCCACAGCCACCGGGCCTCCTCCGCCGTTGCCTTGACCGCCGTTACCTGCTGCACCAGGGTTTGGGTCACGGACCGGGCCAACCGCTCCTCTGTCCACAGGGTGGGTCGCCAGTTCACATCCAGCAGCGTGATGACCCCCCGTGCAGACGCCCACTCGACCAAAGCGAAGGCCGTTGCCCGGGACTCGGGGAACGCCAGCACCACCCCCTCGATATACAGGCACTGGGGCGGCTGAGCCGGCGGCCGAAACCTGATAAATTCATCCGCAAAGGCCGGACAATCCGGGGGCCGAAAACCGGCGAATTCCCGCTCCCCATCCGTCCGGCGCAGCACCTCCACCAAACGGGTGGGATAGGGTAAGCGCTGCATCAGGGCTGGGCAAACCCGGTGGGCCTGGATGACCTGGAGCACCCGGTCGCCCCAATCATCACACCCGACCGCCCCCAGCAGAGCCGTCTCCACCCCCAACCGCCCCAGGTGACAGGCCACATTCAACCCCGCCCCGCCAGGATAGGGGGTCCAGGACTGCACTTGATCCCGGGGTACCCCTATCTGGTCCGCCAGCAAGTCCCACAGGGCAAAACCGTAACACAGCACCGTCATGTCAGTACAGGTAGGGATTGGCGGGACGCTCAATGGGGGTAATGTTTTCCGCTTGCACCACCAACCGGCGTTTACCGTACACCTCGGCGGTGGTCATCCGGCCCTCCACCCGCAGCCAGGTATCTGCCGGGTATTGCTGCGCTGAACCTGTTGGCACATCCACCGGCAAGCCCACCGGGTAGGCATCGGCGGCGCAGCAGGTGACCACAAAGCGGGTGAGGAAAAAGCGCTGGGGAGGACTTTGGGGGGGATGCACCACAAACCCTTCAATGCGGGCCTTCTGCCCCTGGTAGGCATCCGGTTCAGGATAGACGTTAAGGAGGCGCACCCAATCCACCAACGACCGGTCCTCAGGACGTTGTAGCGGGCGAAACCGTTGGGGCATGGTGCGGGTCAGGGTCAACAATTCCCCGCTTTCCAGAGCCACTTGACTGTTGAAAGGCTGGGGCGTCACGATCAGGCCCACAACGGCGGTGCTCAGCAGCAAAAACCGGCTCCAGGCACGGGGCAGCAGTACCGTTCCTTCCGTCCAGGCCCGCGGTCGTCCCCGTTCTTGCCACTGTTGC from Gloeomargarita sp. SRBZ-1_bins_9 encodes:
- a CDS encoding ABC transporter substrate-binding protein, which gives rise to MKRLGLLVITVLWLMGCQGSQGPLTGPLVLTFWHGINPPANRVVFEQLVAQFNARHPDVQVQPIYIGQADQQFPKILTAIVGNSPPDMLWFDSLLTGRLVEVQGIVPLTDWLQKGGYLANLDPALRPGMTFEGELWSVPFTTSNLGLFYRPDLLAAAGVQTLPRTWEELAQVAQQLTQDRDGDGRPDQYGLLLPLGKGEWTVFSWLPFWFSAGGEAIEGTLSLLNEATLKALGFWQELWQKGVAVLSAPERGYEQEAFIQGQVAMQITGPWTLGYLTQTGVPFGVMPLPAGKRPATIVGGANVFVMRTEPRRQQAALQFLDYILSDAFQVAWAVQTGALPVTQSARQDPTYQAFLRDHPPLQVFLDQMRFAYSRPNGPNYQRLSNCLGRAIEATLLGQPPAAALERYVRACPGGD
- a CDS encoding methyltransferase domain-containing protein, encoding MSRRYCTSTFLEWAQGKTRAVFGWSQREPVDLPLPAQGAILECFVQWQTPESAYELYCSRQKVASGLRLTDDAGKPLLLKMMQGQVVALANGFASYLEPDQQVDLTPELPLFAPYPELSFAEFAQLWQELVALGLIVPAVGEIVWGDLRRWTPLCSLTGFSRGTPIDRYYQQQFLHRVKDKVQGRVLEIGGVAKDWEFYPFDRRQMTFYCCMNLTPGAGVHVVADAHDPQATAANAWDAVLIFNVLEHCRDPGQVIANIHSWLKPGGWCLALVPTAQRLHDRPADYWRLLPDGLRHLFRRYAHCDLLTYGNALTVVATLLGVAAEELTPAELDQYHPDYPVIACVAAQK
- a CDS encoding Cof-type HAD-IIB family hydrolase; translated protein: MPQVRLLVLDLDGTIVGEDNRITPAVKAAIQAVRKAGVKVAIATGRMYRSALRFYRELELTLPLLSYQGAWIQDPHTGYRHRHWPIDTQRALELLDYFEQADWRPHLSIHFYLNDQLYVQEMRPDTDQYAKRTLIEPILVADLREVVAALDTPPTKVLAVSEHPGLIEIILHTLQRRYSRDELYLTRSAPIYFEAAHPQVNKGAAVQYLAEELLGLRREEVVAIGDNYNDLEMLQYAGVGIAMGNAPDEVKKQADWVAPSVEQDGVVAALETWVLSG
- a CDS encoding DUF445 family protein, producing the protein MAIALNYVLPPVLGAVIGYFTNDMAIRMLFRPYRAWYIGRYRVPFTPGLIPSNQGRLAQRIADTITSSLLTPEELQTIARRLLQIERTQAAIYWLLQTALNQVKLDAYKARTAKILAGILRDFLGQSLPRLVRILARQENFLADQVNQIFDRFLLEFRLSPTQAEQLADWLLATVLTPDLLRQTLVDFLTEETIAVIDQDLREQTTGTYWVVANLFGVRNGLLRLRQFCIEEPAVANQRLAKLLNSLELRRRLTEWFQELSLQNLPVVTVHRLRKQLRELVREYLQTDGPTLIQNLSYSLNWDEIAHLILTRLRNSPVMQTSLSLISEELALIIERYLEKDLEQLIARVIPILDIDRAIIERVNATSPADLEAGIQGIVRSELQAIVNLGGILGFLVGLGQSLLLWWQANLV
- a CDS encoding phycocyanobilin:ferredoxin oxidoreductase; protein product: MIQHPLIEQLAQVIRQSWQTHLPLEPYPLPADMGYVEGQLEGERLHIRNVCYQSRHFRKLHLELAQVGTSLDILHCVMFPRPCYDLPVFGADIVAGRGQVSAAIVDLSPTRIDRSLPETYVHFLTTHGPGPFEQPRPLPPWGDIFSEFCLFIRPVNAREQQRFVDYVAQILAFHCQQALRATPLSPPLQQQHHCQQSYYCRQQQQNDKTRRVLERAFGSAWADRYMSTVLFDLPQA
- a CDS encoding J domain-containing protein gives rise to the protein MMDHYRTLGLRPDATPAQVKAAYRRLVKLCHPDTNPHGHEQMIAINLAYEVLRDPEQRRAYDQQYQQHWSAKLPNPDPSPQLWWRQVFQPVDQRVGRILQSRRRQLERLAADPFDETYLAAFDHYLQHCRRTLQEAEALFRSQANPPCLAGAASSLYYCLNHLQDALEDLYWFTQSYSEHYLQTSEALFRRAGEQRQLAWQAVRQAGF
- the cofG gene encoding 7,8-didemethyl-8-hydroxy-5-deazariboflavin synthase subunit CofG, with product MATVITYSPAVTLVPTYECFNACSYCNFRVAPGTDTWLSLEQAQERLRAIRRHHPQVTEVLILSGEVHPHSPRRAQWVEHLYQLAKLARDLGFWPHTNAGPLSEGEMRRLQTVNVSMGLMLEQLRPDLPVHHHAPSKDPTLRLAQLDQAGRLGIPFTTGLLLGIGETAADWEAGLQAIAAVHRRWGHIQEVILQPYRQGSQQPTALADFPLAQLPAVVALARRLLPADITIQVPPNLVDQPEMLLACLAAGARDLGGIGPRDEVNPDYPYPALTRLTQLLATHGYELQPRLPIYPKWRDSRHIWPRSSQSPEFGVRY
- the psb27 gene encoding photosystem II protein Psb27; this translates as MLKRLGAVLLGVVVVVSLLLTGCSGRMGTLSGDYTQDTLKLVQTLRRAVALPEDDPNKAAIQSETRQQINDFAARYRRDSHVSGLLSFTTLRTALNSLAGHYSSYPGRPLPEKLKNRINEQLDQVELALKRGN
- a CDS encoding carbohydrate kinase, producing the protein MTVLCYGFALWDLLADQIGVPRDQVQSWTPYPGGAGLNVACHLGRLGVETALLGAVGCDDWGDRVLQVIQAHRVCPALMQRLPYPTRLVEVLRRTDGEREFAGFRPPDCPAFADEFIRFRPPAQPPQCLYIEGVVLAFPESRATAFALVEWASARGVITLLDVNWRPTLWTEERLARSVTQTLVQQVTAVKATAEEARWLWGTADPRAIAGQCPHLQVILVTQGAQGCTYWVGPHQGHCPAFPVQAVDTTGAGDAFVAGWLHQWVTWGNRLIQEAGCLQQALRWANAVAAISTTAPGAITQAPSPAVVQRFLARYVGEPTSSPRRLTE
- a CDS encoding TIGR03943 family protein — protein: MNGWDLLAIGAWGALLVKYWLTGQLAVLIHPNYFPLTVGAGLLLLGLTAWQGWQQWQERGRPRAWTEGTVLLPRAWSRFLLLSTAVVGLIVTPQPFNSQVALESGELLTLTRTMPQRFRPLQRPEDRSLVDWVRLLNVYPEPDAYQGQKARIEGFVVHPPQSPPQRFFLTRFVVTCCAADAYPVGLPVDVPTGSAQQYPADTWLRVEGRMTTAEVYGKRRLVVQAENITPIERPANPYLY